One window of Argopecten irradians isolate NY unplaced genomic scaffold, Ai_NY scaffold_1052, whole genome shotgun sequence genomic DNA carries:
- the LOC138313909 gene encoding uncharacterized protein, whose translation MDVKLMTQLHYLVNNESLNLPSSTNATCTSPSSNENLLDLVKKIRNKRTSLNTQSRTTISQAKERTCKINIGWMAFHNNRYTQVRAMSGGGTRTVDFPLTADYNSIMEKAKELFFPNAFSTKDLGLYCCATDKSRYFQERHVGEFFPLLG comes from the exons ATGGATGTGAAATTGATGACACAGTTGCATTATTTAGTAAATAATGAAAGCTTGAACTTGCCGTCCTCAACAAATG CTACCTGTACCAGTCCATCTTCAAATGAAAATCTATTGGATTTAGTTAAGAAGATTCGAAACAAAAGGACGAGCCTGAATACGCAG AGTAGAACCACTATTTCACAAGCAAAAGAGAGAACGTGTAAGATAAACATTGGATGGATGGCATTTCATAACAATAGATACACCCAAGTTCGGGCAATGTCAGGAGGTGGGACCAGAACAGTAGATTTCCCCCTCACTGCTGATTACAACAGCATAATGGAAAAAGCTAAAGAATTGTTTTTTCCAAATG CTTTCAGCACGAAGGATTTGGGGTTGTATTGCTGTGCAACTGATAAGTCAAG GTACTTCCAAGAAAGGCACGTGGGGGAGTTTTTCCCATTGCTTGGgtga